The following are from one region of the Vibrio hyugaensis genome:
- a CDS encoding DUF3581 domain-containing protein — MFLTPYFSNNNHQFQFTREQASHFAKRVAGDYNPIHDEDNKRFCVPGDLLFAVLLSKEGVSQKMRFDFSGMVSDGVALHIENKCEKESAVVNEAGKEYLHMSREGETNRDAAFIEHVVTNYVQFSGMNFPHIMVPLMEEKQMMINCQRPLVIYESMEVEFNRLDLTHPEVDFTGATFDVEGKRGVVTLNFAFKQDGEVVGKGIKRMVASGLKPYDQDAVDDLVQRFNERKDAFLAKFAKAA, encoded by the coding sequence ATGTTTCTAACACCTTATTTTTCAAACAATAATCACCAATTCCAATTTACTCGTGAGCAAGCAAGTCACTTTGCCAAGCGCGTAGCTGGTGATTACAACCCTATTCATGATGAAGACAACAAACGCTTTTGTGTTCCAGGAGACCTGCTTTTTGCAGTGTTACTGAGCAAAGAAGGTGTGAGCCAAAAAATGCGTTTCGATTTCTCAGGAATGGTAAGCGATGGCGTTGCACTTCACATTGAAAATAAGTGTGAAAAAGAAAGTGCGGTCGTCAATGAAGCAGGCAAAGAGTACCTACACATGTCTCGCGAAGGTGAAACCAACCGCGATGCTGCATTTATTGAACATGTAGTAACAAACTACGTTCAGTTCTCTGGCATGAACTTCCCACACATTATGGTTCCTCTTATGGAAGAGAAACAAATGATGATCAACTGCCAGCGCCCTCTTGTTATCTACGAAAGCATGGAAGTGGAATTTAACCGTCTCGATCTGACTCATCCGGAAGTCGATTTTACCGGCGCGACTTTTGATGTCGAAGGTAAACGCGGTGTGGTAACACTAAACTTTGCATTCAAACAAGACGGCGAAGTGGTAGGCAAAGGGATCAAGCGAATGGTGGCAAGTGGCCTTAAGCCATACGACCAAGATGCGGTAGACGATTTGGTTCAACGCTTCAACGAGCGTAAGGACGCCTTTCTAGCAAAGTTCGCTAAGGCAGCTTAG
- a CDS encoding methyltransferase family protein: protein MKKLELKVPPVALFLLMVLLMYWLKEAMPEMKITVPFVEFVTAGLILIAGVVGIAGVYEFRKAKTTVNPVKPETASLVVDTGVFAYTRNPMYVALLLVIIAIGLWWQHLSVILCGVLFVAYMNRFQIKPEERALERLFGEDYLDYKNQVRRWI, encoded by the coding sequence TTGAAAAAGCTTGAGCTTAAAGTGCCACCTGTCGCTTTGTTTTTGTTGATGGTGCTCCTGATGTACTGGTTGAAAGAAGCCATGCCAGAAATGAAAATTACTGTACCGTTTGTTGAGTTTGTTACCGCTGGGCTAATTTTGATCGCGGGGGTTGTTGGTATTGCTGGTGTTTACGAGTTTCGAAAAGCTAAGACGACCGTTAACCCAGTAAAACCAGAAACTGCTTCGTTGGTGGTGGATACTGGTGTGTTCGCTTACACACGTAATCCAATGTACGTAGCGCTATTGCTTGTCATCATTGCGATTGGGCTATGGTGGCAACACCTCAGTGTTATCTTATGCGGCGTATTGTTTGTTGCTTACATGAATCGCTTTCAAATTAAGCCAGAGGAGCGAGCATTAGAGCGATTGTTTGGTGAAGACTATTTAGATTATAAGAATCAAGTACGTCGCTGGATTTGA